Proteins found in one Ammospiza nelsoni isolate bAmmNel1 chromosome 15, bAmmNel1.pri, whole genome shotgun sequence genomic segment:
- the LOC132079859 gene encoding uncharacterized protein LOC132079859 produces MGDSGAESLHSCIGLLGISAGSLLLAVHFYSSARAAPLIPSTALGVLLLLVSTLLAYAGIRRSLRSASLLVALCLTLSALWSGYGVILILAGQGALPGPGDARDALVPGLATFTLALLLLAVVGFLCGEPLLGLVAAAMSLASAHEVALHCSSSLGPSAVACAHLSVCLLGGYFALGRILRLLTKGSLALPGTELTEKKAQEQGRGSTGSTNPFTAPGLLLNMLSASVFCCRLLGVTHRLFLGHVPWLWAAGTFQIGICVLSYRAMDALMATAFGFTSILKFAAGYCLLYPAWQPEEPSLPTPFLVVFSILFAVLALFLSLQSPLDGLYLLFFVAYCIALACSPRGFFAGGPQGVAVAIFVSSALVALIHLYNVRARAKIPTGKGAVKALLARSSLLKLREGPDLHAPYLGYSKYADAEVLTYACSVLASFALTASGDPQAPLATVVIPWLVVAGGILKLLGGSVAFARGKTLESSAFILYSVMWIIWGLTRYSGLCGTARSFHAAVGIISFMLFNSFIVFCSLFLNMAWFFYSLTFMLIAVSFLLDAIHALPTGYDIAATLIFGLVSFYCFLAALASSTFEGCCLPMGRPIVQLSGVGSGTNKCLHLPARKASSVKRIADILRNGGTCGIPTDTVYVLVAACSRPDAVEKAHRSKRQAQDRPMSLWISSLKQLEPARHLFTPLLWDFMEAAWPSPISLVIPRGEWVDFLGMKDSAKYVGTPQSVAIRIPDCSVTTHLIDLVGPIVVTSANPTGEADTTHHNQVYAKLGDKVDAVLCAGPSPENIASTVVDCTKIDSGNIGFFRVGIIPKSQVLQILEQVQKKHLVVPSSGPCPTKGWEELQSRGHAVPNGVGRAALVEPDPDPDPEHHTRF; encoded by the exons ATGGGCGACAGCGGGGCTGAGTCACTGCATTCCTGCATCGGGCTCCTGGGCATTTCCGCAG GCTCTCTCCTGCTGGCCGTGCATTTCTACAGCTCCGCACGAGCGGCGCCGCTGATCCCCAGCACGGCTCTGGgggtcctgctgctccttgtgtCGACTCTCCTGGCCTATGCAG GGATCCGGAGGAGCCTCAGGAGCGCCTCGCTGCTGGTGGCGCTGTGCCTGACCCTGTCAGCCCTCTGGAGTGGCTATGGGGTGATCCTcatcctggcagggcagggagcgctGCCCGGCCCGGGCGATGCCCGCGATGCCCTGGTGCCAGGCCTGGCCACTTTcaccctggccctgctcctgctggccgtGGTGGGCTTCCTCTGCGGGGAGCCCCTGCTGGGCCTGGTGGCCGCCGCCATGTCCCTGGCCAGCGCCCATGAGGTGgccctgcactgcagctcctcGCTCGGGCCCTCAGCCGTGGCCTGCGCTCACCTCAGTGTCTGCTTGCTCGGGGGCTACTTTGCCCTGGGGAGGATCCTGCGCCTCCTGACCAAAGGGAGCCTTGCCCTCCCTGGCACGGAGCTCACCGAGAAGAAGGCCCAGGAGCAGGGCCggggcagcactggcagcaccaACCCCTtcacagcccctgggctgctgctgaacaTGCTGTCAGCCAGTGTCTTCTGCTGCAGGCTCCTGGGCGTCACCCACAGGCTCTTCCTGGGCCAcgtgccctggctgtgggcagctggCACCTTCCAGATTGGCATCTGTGTGCTGTCATACCGTGCAATGGACGCGCTCATGGCCACGGCCTTTGGCTTCACTTCCATCCTCAAATTCGCTGCAGGTTACTGCCTCCTGTaccctgcctggcagccagaggagccATCTCTCCCAACCCCATTCCTGGTGGTTTTCTCCATTCTTTTTGCTGTCTTggctctttttctctcccttcagAGCCCTCTGGATGGCCTGTACTTGCTGTTTTTTGTCGCCTACTGCATTGCCTTGGCTTGCAGCcccaggggtttttttgcaggtgGCCCCCAAGGCGTGGCCGTGGCCATTTTTGTGTCCTCGGCCTTGGTGGCTCTGATTCACCTGTACAATGTGAGGGCCAGGGCCAAGATCCCAACAGGGAAGGGGGCTGTGAAGGCCCTCCTTGCTCGCAGCAGCCTCCTGAAGCTCCGGGAGGGCCCAGACCTCCACGCTCCCTACCTGGGCTATTCCAAGTATGCCGATGCAGAGGTCCTTACCTATGCCTGCAGTGTCCTGGCTTCTTTTGCTCTAACAGCCTCAGGAGACCCTCAGGCTCCTCTTGCCACCGTGGTCATTCCATGGCTGGTGGTAGCTGGTGGGATCCTGAAGCTCCTGGGTGGCTCAGTGGCCTTTGCCCGGGGTAAAACCCTGGAGAGCAGTGCCTTCATCCTCTACTCTGTCATGTGGATCATCTGGGGCCTGACAAGGTACAGTGGcctctgtggcactgccagaAGCTTCCACGCAGCCGTGGGCATCATTTCCTTCATGCTCTTCAACAGCTTCATTGTCTTCTGCTCGCTCTTCTTAAACATGGCCTGGTTCTTCTACTCCCTCACATTCATGCTCATCGCTGTCAGCTTCCTGCTGGATGCCATCCATGCTCTTCCCACTGGATACGACATCGCTGCCACCCTTATCTTTGGGCTGGTCAGCTTTTACTGCTtcctggctgccctggccagcagcaccttTGAGGGCTGCTGCTTGCCCATGGGGAGGCCCATCGTGCAGCTCAGTGGTGTTGGGTCAGGAACAAACAAGTGCCTTCACCTGCCTGCCAGGAAAGCCTCCTCAGTCAAGAGAATTGCAG ATATCCTGAGGAACGGTGGCACCTGTGGCATCCCCACGGACACCGTGTACGTGCTGGTGGCCGCCTGCAGCCGGCCTGACGCTGTGGAGAAAGCTCACAG GTCCAAGCGCCAGGCTCAGGATCGCCCCATGTCCCTCTGGATTTCCAGCCTGAAGCAGCTGGAACCTGCCAGGCACTTGTTCACTCCCCTCCTCTGGGACTTCATGGAGGCTGCCTGGCCATCTCCCATTAGCTTGGTCATTCCCAGAG GTGAATGGGTGGATTTCCTGGGAATGAAGGACTCTGCCAAGTACGTTGGAACCCCTCAGAGTGTGGCCATCCGCATTCCCGACTGCTCTGTCACCACACACCTCATCGACCTG GTTGGTCCCATTGTGGTCACATCAGCCAACCCAACGGGAGAGGCTGACACGACCCACCACAACCAAGTGTATGCGAAGCTGGGAGATAAG GTGGATGCAGTTCTTTGTGCTGGGCCTTCTCCAGAGAACATTGCCTCCACCGTGGTGGACTGCACCAAGATCGACAGTGGGAACATCGGATTCTTCCGAGTTGGCATCATCCCCAAGTCTCAG GTACTGCAGATCCTGGAGCAGGTGCAGAAGAAACACCTGGTGGTCCCTAGCAGTGGCCCTTGCCCCACGAAAGGCTGGGAGGAGCTCCAGAGTCgtggccatgctgtgcccaacggggtgggcagagctgccttgGTGGAGCCGGACCCTGATCCTGATCCCGAGCACCACACCCGCTTCTGA
- the LOC132080086 gene encoding putative glutamine amidotransferase-like class 1 domain-containing protein 3B, mitochondrial — MAKRVAVLLAGCGVFDGSEIHEASAVLVHLSREGAQAEVYAPNIPQMHVVDHVKGQPTAEQRNVLVESARIARGNIKDLATLDVKGLDALIIPGGFGVAKNLSTWAMQGKNCSVSKEVEAVLRAFHAAHKPIGLCCISPVLAAKIFPGCEVTVGHDTECEQWPYAKTAEAMKELGCTHVNSQVTEAHVDARNRLVSTSAFMCNAPIHQVHDGIGSMVREVLRLA, encoded by the exons ATGGCCAAGCGGGTGGCCGTGCTGCTGGCGGGCTGCGGCGTGTTCGACGGCAGCGAGATCCACGAGGCGTCCGCGGTGCTGGTGCATCTCAGCCGGGAGGGGGCTCAG GCTGAGGTTTATGCTCCCAACATCCCCCAGATGCACGTGGTGGACCATGTGAAGGGGCAGCCCACGGCGGAACAGCGCAATGTCCTGGTGGAAAGTGCCAGGATAGCCAGAGGCAACATCAAGGACCTGGCCACGCTGGATGTCAAGGGGCTGGACGCCCTCATCATCCCAG GTGGCTTTGGGGTGGCAAAAAACCTGAGCACTTGGGCCATGCAGGGCAAGAACTGCAGCGTCTCCAAAGAGGtggaggctgtgctgagggcGTTCCACGCTGCCCACAAACCCATCGGGCTGTGCTGCATCTCCCCCGTGCTGGCAGCCAAAATCTTCCCGGGCTGTGAGGTCACCGTGGGCCACGACACCGAGTGTGAGCA GTGGCCTTATGCCAAGACTGCCGAGGCCAtgaaggagctgggctgcacaCACGTCAACAGCCAGGTCACCGAGGCGCACGTGGACGCCAGGAACCGCCTGGTGAGCACCAGCGCCTTCATGTGCAACGCGCCCATCCACCAGGTGCACGACGGCATCGGCAGCATGGTCAGGGAGGTGCTGCGGCTGGCCTGA